A window of the Candidatus Binatia bacterium genome harbors these coding sequences:
- the rseP gene encoding RIP metalloprotease RseP has product MVTTIVAAVFVLGFLILFHELGHFLVAKRAGVGVLKFSIGFGPKIVGKQIGQTEYVISAIPLGGYVKMVGEDPEEEVAPADRDIAFQTQSIWTRMAIVLAGPGANLLFAAIAFSLVFMVYGARIPTEVAKVGGVMENMPAAAAGLKADDVITAVDGAPVSQWDRLSELIRGSGGKPLQLTVSRDGGSFDLSVTPEARPDKNIFGETVGTAYVIGIERGFDKQDVGVLEGAAMGVQQTGWWIETLFVSLVKMVQGRIPRDQIGGPILIAQAAGQQARLGLEYLLHFMAVISVNLGVLNLLPIPILDGGHLLFFAAEAILRRPLDTRHREIAQQVGLVLLIALMAFAFYNDILRVVQGWG; this is encoded by the coding sequence ATGGTCACCACCATCGTCGCAGCCGTCTTCGTGCTGGGCTTCCTCATTCTCTTTCACGAGCTCGGCCATTTCCTCGTTGCCAAGCGCGCCGGCGTCGGCGTCCTCAAGTTCTCGATCGGCTTCGGGCCGAAGATCGTCGGCAAGCAGATCGGCCAAACGGAATACGTCATCAGCGCCATTCCCCTTGGCGGCTACGTCAAAATGGTCGGCGAGGACCCGGAAGAAGAGGTCGCTCCGGCCGACCGCGACATCGCTTTTCAGACCCAGTCAATCTGGACCCGGATGGCGATCGTCCTCGCCGGTCCCGGGGCCAACCTCCTTTTCGCCGCGATCGCCTTCAGCCTGGTGTTCATGGTGTACGGCGCGCGTATCCCCACCGAGGTCGCCAAGGTCGGTGGGGTCATGGAGAACATGCCGGCCGCCGCCGCCGGTCTGAAGGCGGACGACGTCATCACCGCCGTGGACGGCGCCCCGGTGTCGCAGTGGGACCGTCTGTCCGAGCTCATTCGCGGCAGCGGCGGGAAACCGCTGCAGCTCACGGTTTCTCGCGACGGCGGGTCGTTCGATCTGTCGGTTACCCCGGAGGCTCGGCCCGACAAGAATATCTTCGGCGAGACGGTCGGAACCGCGTACGTCATCGGCATCGAACGCGGCTTCGACAAGCAGGACGTCGGTGTTCTCGAAGGCGCCGCGATGGGAGTGCAGCAGACCGGTTGGTGGATCGAGACGCTGTTCGTGAGCCTCGTCAAGATGGTACAGGGACGCATCCCGCGCGATCAGATCGGTGGGCCGATCCTGATTGCGCAGGCGGCCGGTCAGCAGGCGCGGTTGGGCCTGGAATATCTGCTGCACTTCATGGCCGTGATCAGCGTCAACCTCGGGGTGCTCAACCTCCTGCCCATTCCGATCCTCGACGGCGGCCACTTGCTGTTCTTTGCCGCCGAGGCAATCCTGCGCCGGCCGCTCGACACGCGCCATCGCGAGATCGCCCAGCAGGTCGGGTTGGTTCTCCTCATCGCCCTGATGGCCTTCGCTTTCTACAACGACATCCTGCGCGTCGTTCAGGGCTGGGGCTGA
- a CDS encoding isoprenyl transferase yields MPNVLTANLDLDRLPRHVAVIMDGNGRWAEQRGLSRIEGHRRGKDSVRAVVEASRRLGIEYLSLFAFSTENWHRPRREVNALMALLRRYLRSELGKMMKNDIRLRAIGNIKRLPLPLQEDLRAAIEATKRNRTMTVVLAVSYGGRQDVVTAARTLAQEVRDGRLKADEIDERLFEGYLDTAGIPDPDLLIRTSGEMRVSNFFLWQLAYSEIYITPTLWPEFREKQFVAALQHYQQRQRRFGRVPDPGAEREQLRAAR; encoded by the coding sequence GTGCCAAACGTTCTCACGGCCAATCTGGACCTCGACCGATTGCCCCGTCACGTTGCCGTGATCATGGATGGCAACGGGCGTTGGGCCGAGCAACGCGGACTCAGCCGTATCGAGGGGCACCGCCGCGGCAAGGACTCGGTCCGCGCCGTCGTCGAAGCTAGCCGCCGTCTGGGCATCGAGTATCTCAGCCTGTTCGCCTTCTCCACCGAGAACTGGCACCGCCCGCGCCGCGAAGTGAACGCCCTGATGGCGTTGCTGCGGCGCTACCTGCGCAGCGAACTCGGCAAGATGATGAAGAACGACATCCGCTTGCGCGCCATCGGCAACATCAAGCGTCTGCCGCTGCCGCTGCAAGAGGACCTCCGCGCCGCGATCGAGGCCACGAAGCGTAATCGCACCATGACCGTGGTTCTCGCCGTCAGTTACGGCGGCCGGCAGGACGTCGTAACGGCGGCCCGGACCCTGGCGCAGGAGGTGCGCGACGGGCGACTGAAGGCCGACGAGATCGACGAGCGGCTTTTCGAAGGCTACCTCGACACCGCCGGGATTCCCGACCCCGATTTGCTGATTCGCACCAGCGGCGAGATGCGGGTGTCGAACTTCTTTCTCTGGCAGTTGGCGTACAGCGAAATTTACATCACGCCGACGTTATGGCCGGAATTTCGAGAGAAGCAGTTTGTCGCGGCGTTGCAGCACTACCAGCAGCGGCAACGTCGATTCGGGCGCGTACCAGACCCCGGCGCCGAGAGGGAACAGTTGCGTGCTGCGCGCTAG
- the tsf gene encoding translation elongation factor Ts, which produces MSEVSATQVRDLREKTGAGIMDCKRALAESAGDLEKAVTYLREKGLAAAAKKSSRAASEGLVGSYIHANGKIGVLVEVNCETDFVARTPQFQALVKDLSMQVAAANPRVVRREDVDPATIEAERQIYRAQAAGSGKPAAVVEKIVDGKVEKYFADVCLLEQAFIKDPQKTVAQLVTDAVASLGENIVVRRFARFQLGETAEQAD; this is translated from the coding sequence ATGAGCGAAGTCAGCGCCACCCAGGTGCGCGACCTCCGCGAAAAGACGGGGGCCGGCATCATGGACTGCAAGCGCGCACTGGCCGAGAGCGCTGGCGACCTGGAAAAGGCGGTCACTTACTTACGGGAGAAGGGGCTCGCCGCGGCAGCGAAGAAGTCCTCCCGGGCTGCCAGCGAGGGGCTGGTCGGTTCGTATATACATGCGAACGGCAAGATCGGGGTGCTCGTCGAAGTTAATTGCGAGACGGATTTCGTCGCGCGGACCCCGCAGTTCCAGGCGCTGGTGAAGGATCTTTCCATGCAGGTGGCGGCGGCCAACCCGCGCGTTGTCCGCCGCGAGGACGTCGACCCCGCCACCATCGAAGCGGAGCGTCAGATTTACCGGGCACAGGCGGCCGGCAGTGGCAAGCCCGCCGCGGTGGTCGAGAAGATCGTGGACGGCAAGGTCGAGAAGTACTTCGCCGACGTGTGTCTCCTGGAGCAGGCGTTCATCAAGGACCCGCAAAAGACCGTGGCGCAGCTCGTGACCGACGCGGTAGCGTCGTTGGGCGAGAACATCGTCGTCCGACGCTTCGCGCGGTTTCAACTCGGAGAAACGGCGGAGCAGGCGGATTGA
- the rpsB gene encoding 30S ribosomal protein S2, with translation MPEVSMKQLLEAGVHFGHQTSRWNPKMKPYIFGARNGIYIIDLQRTVKLFETAYNFVRDLAGKGGLILFVGTKKQAQDAIREEAERGGAFYVNTRWLGGTLTNFQTIKQSIDRLKKCEEILEDPAMADALTKKEMLGISRERDKLLGSLGGIKAMRKLPDALFVIDPKKEEIAIKEANKLRIPVVAVVDTNCDPDVIDYKIPGNDDAIRAIRLFCTAIADAIIEGRSVLEEKAKGDSAPEVAPAAEAAAPGESAPSGAEGEAG, from the coding sequence ATGCCGGAAGTCAGCATGAAGCAGCTCTTGGAGGCCGGTGTCCATTTCGGCCACCAGACCAGCCGCTGGAACCCGAAGATGAAGCCTTACATCTTCGGCGCCCGCAACGGGATTTACATCATCGATCTCCAACGCACCGTCAAGTTGTTCGAGACCGCGTATAATTTCGTGCGCGACCTTGCCGGCAAGGGAGGCTTGATTCTCTTCGTCGGCACCAAGAAGCAGGCCCAGGACGCCATTCGGGAAGAAGCCGAGCGCGGCGGTGCGTTCTACGTGAACACCCGTTGGCTGGGGGGCACGCTGACGAATTTCCAGACCATCAAGCAGAGCATCGACCGTCTGAAGAAGTGCGAGGAGATTCTCGAAGACCCGGCGATGGCCGACGCACTGACGAAGAAGGAGATGCTCGGGATCTCGCGCGAGCGCGACAAGCTGCTCGGGTCGCTCGGCGGCATCAAGGCGATGCGCAAGTTGCCGGACGCCCTCTTTGTCATCGATCCCAAGAAGGAAGAGATCGCCATAAAGGAAGCTAACAAGCTCCGCATCCCCGTCGTTGCGGTGGTCGACACCAACTGCGATCCCGACGTGATCGACTACAAGATCCCGGGTAACGACGATGCGATCCGCGCCATCCGGCTGTTTTGCACGGCGATCGCCGACGCCATAATCGAGGGCCGCTCGGTACTGGAGGAGAAGGCGAAGGGTGACAGCGCCCCCGAAGTCGCGCCCGCTGCCGAGGCTGCCGCTCCGGGGGAATCCGCGCCCTCCGGCGCGGAAGGAGAGGCGGGATGA
- a CDS encoding phosphatidate cytidylyltransferase, which produces MLRARLATAAVVIPLLLLLILSGPPLLFAAVVGVIAVGGILEYAVMAFPSRPAERTITVALGAAMVVAGVSRHDAQLLAGAVALAVVTLLVWVVVFRADFERGLHDAGLALVGLLYVGLLMPHFVWLHGAESVAGPRWVIFVLLIAMAGDTAGYFVGRTWGRHKLIPRVSPGKTIEGAVGMFIASLAAGALAKLLFLPTIGWAQAVGIAAVMDVLGQVGDLSESAMKRTFGVKESGWMFPGHGGFLDRLDSLLFPVTFLYYYLYLTP; this is translated from the coding sequence GTGCTGCGCGCTAGGTTGGCGACGGCTGCCGTTGTCATCCCGCTACTCCTTCTTCTGATCCTGTCGGGCCCACCGCTCCTCTTTGCAGCCGTCGTCGGCGTGATCGCCGTCGGTGGCATCCTCGAATACGCGGTCATGGCGTTTCCGAGCCGCCCGGCCGAACGCACGATTACCGTTGCTCTCGGAGCCGCGATGGTCGTAGCCGGCGTCAGCCGGCACGACGCGCAACTGCTCGCGGGTGCGGTCGCGCTGGCCGTCGTGACGCTGCTGGTGTGGGTAGTGGTCTTTCGCGCCGATTTCGAACGCGGCCTCCACGATGCCGGCCTGGCTCTCGTTGGCCTGCTCTACGTCGGACTCCTGATGCCGCACTTCGTCTGGCTGCACGGCGCCGAATCGGTAGCCGGACCGCGGTGGGTCATCTTCGTACTCCTCATTGCCATGGCCGGCGACACCGCCGGGTACTTCGTCGGCCGCACCTGGGGACGCCACAAGCTCATCCCGCGAGTCAGCCCCGGCAAGACGATCGAAGGCGCGGTCGGGATGTTCATTGCCAGCCTGGCCGCAGGGGCGCTCGCCAAGTTGCTCTTCTTGCCGACCATCGGCTGGGCACAAGCGGTCGGCATCGCGGCGGTCATGGACGTGCTGGGCCAGGTCGGGGATTTGAGCGAATCGGCGATGAAGCGCACGTTCGGGGTCAAGGAGTCCGGCTGGATGTTCCCAGGCCACGGCGGCTTCCTCGACCGGCTCGATAGTCTCCTTTTTCCGGTCACCTTTCTGTACTATTATTTGTATCTGACCCCCTGA
- the tsaB gene encoding tRNA (adenosine(37)-N6)-threonylcarbamoyltransferase complex dimerization subunit type 1 TsaB produces the protein MRVLGVDTATRRATVAVVEDDLVLAEVTVDSSSHTTAILPLIDAVLQEGGCGIESVEAIAVSAGPGSFTGLRVGLSVAQGIACATGAQVVPISTLEALAHAAPMAGGAVCPLLDARMGEVYAACFERAGTEWRTHLEARLLTPERLVTTLPAPCTILGDAVVRYGTFLTERLGHGATVLPWPEYGPRASIVARLALARLRSGIAAAGRGLEPFYVRAPDAQAQIR, from the coding sequence ATGCGTGTCCTCGGGGTCGACACAGCGACGCGCCGGGCAACGGTCGCCGTCGTGGAGGACGATCTGGTTCTGGCTGAGGTCACCGTCGACAGCAGCAGCCACACGACCGCGATCTTGCCCCTGATCGACGCAGTGTTGCAGGAGGGTGGGTGTGGCATCGAGAGCGTCGAGGCCATCGCGGTATCGGCAGGTCCCGGATCGTTTACGGGATTGCGGGTAGGCTTGAGCGTGGCGCAGGGGATCGCCTGCGCCACGGGAGCGCAAGTCGTGCCCATCTCGACTCTCGAGGCTCTGGCCCACGCCGCCCCGATGGCAGGGGGCGCCGTGTGTCCGCTGCTCGACGCCCGCATGGGCGAAGTATACGCGGCATGCTTCGAGCGGGCGGGTACCGAGTGGCGAACGCATCTCGAAGCCCGTCTGCTCACTCCCGAACGGCTGGTAACGACGCTTCCTGCGCCATGCACGATTCTCGGCGATGCGGTGGTGCGTTATGGCACCTTCCTCACGGAGAGGCTCGGCCATGGCGCCACTGTTCTGCCGTGGCCGGAGTACGGTCCGCGCGCAAGCATCGTGGCGCGGCTGGCCCTTGCGCGGCTGCGCAGCGGCATCGCCGCCGCCGGCCGAGGGCTGGAACCATTCTACGTCCGTGCGCCCGACGCACAGGCGCAGATTCGCTAA
- the frr gene encoding ribosome recycling factor has protein sequence MTDEVIEELKKETERTVTAFRRELARTRTGRASTALLEGITVDYYGTRTPLNQLAGLSAPEPRLLLIQPYDKSVLAQIEKAIQQSDLGLTPINDGKVVRVPIPELTEERRRDIVKHVRKLAEDYRVSVRNHRRDSIDMLKTLQKDGEITEDDLHRAQEKIDAITHAGIERVDQVLKGKEAEIMEV, from the coding sequence ATGACCGACGAGGTGATCGAAGAGCTCAAGAAGGAAACGGAACGGACCGTCACGGCGTTCCGCCGCGAATTGGCGCGCACCCGCACCGGCCGCGCCTCGACTGCCCTCCTCGAAGGCATCACGGTGGATTATTACGGTACTCGCACGCCGTTGAATCAGCTCGCCGGGCTTTCAGCCCCGGAGCCGCGTCTGTTGCTGATCCAGCCGTACGATAAGAGCGTCCTCGCCCAGATCGAAAAGGCTATCCAACAATCCGATCTGGGGCTGACACCGATCAACGACGGCAAGGTGGTGCGGGTTCCCATCCCCGAGTTGACCGAAGAGCGCCGCCGCGACATCGTCAAGCACGTGCGTAAGCTCGCCGAGGACTACCGCGTCTCCGTACGGAACCACCGGCGCGACTCGATCGACATGCTCAAGACGTTGCAGAAAGACGGCGAGATCACCGAAGACGACCTCCATCGCGCCCAGGAAAAGATCGATGCCATAACCCATGCGGGTATCGAGCGGGTCGATCAGGTGCTCAAGGGCAAAGAAGCCGAGATCATGGAGGTCTGA
- the pyrH gene encoding UMP kinase, which produces MPANGYGIDPGTLADIAGEIQHVHSLGCELAIVIGGGNIFRGVAGTARGMERASADYMGMLATVINALALQDALERAGVLTRVMSAISMQQIAEPYIRRRATRHLEKRRIVIFAAGTGNPFFTTDTAASLRAVEINAQVILKATNVDGIYDADPKKTPTAKKFVELSYIDFLNRHLKVMDSTAITLCMDNKLPVIVFDLNTRGNIGRAVRGDAIGTIVH; this is translated from the coding sequence ATGCCCGCGAACGGGTATGGCATCGACCCCGGCACCCTCGCCGACATTGCCGGCGAAATCCAGCACGTCCATAGCCTCGGGTGCGAACTGGCCATCGTGATCGGTGGCGGTAACATCTTCCGCGGGGTCGCCGGCACGGCCCGTGGGATGGAACGGGCCAGCGCCGATTACATGGGAATGCTCGCCACGGTGATCAATGCCCTGGCCTTGCAAGACGCCCTCGAGCGCGCCGGTGTGCTTACACGGGTCATGTCCGCCATCAGCATGCAACAGATCGCGGAGCCTTACATCCGCCGGCGGGCTACTCGGCACCTCGAAAAGCGCCGCATCGTTATCTTTGCGGCCGGAACCGGGAACCCGTTCTTCACCACCGACACGGCCGCCAGCCTGCGCGCCGTGGAAATCAATGCCCAGGTCATACTGAAGGCCACCAACGTCGACGGCATATACGACGCCGACCCCAAGAAGACTCCGACGGCCAAGAAGTTCGTCGAACTGTCGTATATTGACTTCCTGAACCGCCACCTCAAGGTGATGGATTCGACCGCCATTACCCTCTGCATGGACAACAAGCTGCCGGTCATCGTCTTCGACCTCAACACCCGCGGCAACATCGGCCGCGCGGTCCGCGGCGACGCCATCGGCACGATCGTACACTGA
- a CDS encoding DUF465 domain-containing protein, whose product MEKKDEDFIRTLLDQDAELKTFYEEHLDLERQLEEFNHRLYLSPEQEIERKQLQKRKLSGKDKIMQILEQHRAGVRRAAAG is encoded by the coding sequence ATGGAGAAGAAAGACGAAGATTTCATCCGGACGCTCCTCGACCAAGACGCCGAGCTCAAGACGTTTTACGAGGAGCACCTCGATCTCGAGCGACAACTCGAGGAGTTCAATCACCGGCTCTATCTGAGTCCGGAGCAGGAGATCGAGCGCAAGCAACTGCAGAAGCGCAAGCTCAGCGGTAAAGACAAGATCATGCAGATTCTGGAACAGCATCGTGCCGGCGTACGCCGAGCCGCAGCGGGCTGA
- a CDS encoding RluA family pseudouridine synthase translates to MTAQIIVVEAAAAGERLDRFLAARGSWGSRAQVQRLIAAGHVRVDEAVVKAGTLLRVGQRISVVAVPAQLAPAEAAPEAIDLDILYEDDWILVIDKPPGLVVHPAPGNWRGTVVNALLNHWHGPRPGLDPARPGIVHRLDKDTSGVLVVAKDAITLADLAAQFRARKVTKQYVAFVWGRVRKDRGTIAARIGRHPVERKRMAVRPAGREAVTEFEVLERIDGVTLLRLFPHTGRTHQLRVHLAAIGHPIVGDKLYGHGGRPSVAGRQALHAEQLAFRHPRTGAAVAFRAPLPADMAGLRETLKRKSA, encoded by the coding sequence GTGACCGCGCAGATAATCGTTGTCGAGGCGGCGGCTGCCGGAGAGCGTCTGGATCGTTTTCTCGCGGCCAGGGGCAGCTGGGGTTCCCGGGCCCAGGTGCAGCGCCTGATCGCCGCCGGCCATGTCCGTGTCGACGAAGCGGTCGTGAAGGCCGGCACGCTGCTGCGCGTCGGGCAGCGGATTAGCGTGGTCGCCGTGCCCGCCCAGCTCGCCCCAGCCGAAGCGGCACCGGAGGCGATCGACCTGGACATCCTTTACGAGGACGACTGGATCCTGGTGATAGACAAGCCCCCCGGGTTGGTGGTGCATCCCGCGCCCGGGAACTGGCGCGGGACGGTGGTCAACGCCCTGCTGAACCACTGGCACGGTCCGCGCCCGGGGCTCGACCCGGCGCGCCCCGGCATCGTCCATCGACTCGACAAGGACACTTCGGGGGTTCTCGTGGTCGCCAAGGACGCGATCACGCTGGCAGACCTGGCGGCGCAGTTCCGGGCGCGAAAGGTGACCAAGCAATACGTGGCGTTCGTCTGGGGACGGGTGCGCAAGGACCGCGGCACGATCGCCGCTCGCATCGGCCGCCATCCAGTAGAGCGGAAGCGCATGGCGGTGCGGCCGGCGGGACGAGAAGCGGTAACGGAGTTCGAGGTCCTCGAACGAATCGACGGAGTGACGCTGCTGCGGCTCTTCCCGCACACCGGCCGAACCCACCAATTGCGGGTCCATCTCGCGGCCATCGGCCATCCGATCGTGGGAGACAAGTTGTACGGCCACGGCGGACGGCCGAGCGTGGCCGGCCGTCAGGCGTTGCACGCCGAGCAGCTGGCGTTTCGCCATCCGCGCACTGGGGCCGCCGTCGCGTTCCGGGCGCCGCTGCCGGCGGACATGGCGGGGTTACGCGAGACGCTGAAGCGCAAGTCGGCTTGA
- the rho gene encoding transcription termination factor Rho — MADEAVGRTKQAAAGGAHRVERRRRSADTEETADVRPVKAEVHQVESHAASAVLPGKEGSLNLKVLKEKKIGDLAQIAKDLNVEGASNMRKQELIFAILGAQTEQNGSVFGEGVLEILPDGFGFLRAPDYNYLPGPDDIYISPSQIRRFNLRTGDVVEGQIRPPKEGERYFALLKVEKINYEEPEKARDKILFDNLTPLYPNEQLRLEHDPEEYTTRLIDLFTPIGKGTRGLIVAPPRTGKTMMLQNIAHGITRNHKEVVLIVLLIDERPEEVTDMQRSVQGEVISSTFDEPATRHVQVAEMVIEKAKRLVEHGRDVVILLDSITRLARAYNTVVPPSGKILSGGVDSNALHKPKKFLGAARNIEDGGSLTIMGTALVDTGSRMDEVIFEEFKATGNMEIHLDRRLIDKRIFPAIDINRSGTRKEELLLGKDKLARVWILRKLLSQLNPVEAMEFLIDKIQDTKDNQEFLDSMNQ, encoded by the coding sequence ATGGCCGACGAAGCCGTCGGGAGGACCAAACAAGCCGCCGCTGGAGGTGCGCATCGAGTCGAGCGCCGTCGGCGCTCCGCGGACACTGAAGAAACCGCCGATGTCCGCCCGGTGAAGGCGGAGGTTCATCAAGTCGAGAGTCACGCGGCCTCTGCGGTCTTGCCCGGCAAAGAAGGCTCCCTCAACCTCAAGGTTCTCAAAGAGAAGAAGATCGGCGATTTGGCGCAGATCGCCAAGGACCTCAACGTCGAGGGCGCCTCGAACATGCGCAAGCAGGAGTTGATCTTCGCGATCCTGGGCGCACAGACCGAGCAAAACGGATCGGTGTTTGGCGAGGGCGTGTTGGAGATCTTGCCCGACGGCTTCGGTTTTCTCCGGGCACCGGATTACAACTATCTTCCCGGTCCGGACGACATCTACATATCGCCCAGCCAGATTCGCCGGTTCAATCTGCGCACTGGCGATGTCGTCGAAGGCCAGATTCGTCCCCCGAAGGAGGGCGAGCGGTACTTCGCGCTCCTCAAGGTCGAGAAGATCAATTACGAGGAGCCGGAGAAGGCGCGCGACAAGATTCTCTTCGACAACCTGACGCCGCTTTACCCGAACGAGCAGTTGCGACTGGAGCACGATCCCGAGGAGTACACGACTAGGCTCATCGATCTGTTCACCCCCATCGGCAAAGGCACCCGCGGGCTCATCGTCGCCCCGCCGCGTACCGGCAAGACGATGATGCTGCAGAACATCGCCCACGGCATCACGCGCAACCACAAGGAAGTCGTCCTCATCGTGCTGCTCATCGACGAACGGCCCGAGGAAGTGACCGACATGCAGCGCTCGGTGCAGGGCGAGGTGATCAGTTCGACGTTCGACGAACCGGCCACCCGGCACGTGCAGGTCGCCGAAATGGTGATCGAAAAGGCCAAGCGGCTGGTCGAGCACGGGCGCGATGTGGTGATCTTGCTCGACAGCATCACGCGGCTGGCGCGCGCCTACAACACGGTGGTCCCGCCGAGCGGCAAGATCCTCTCCGGCGGCGTGGACTCCAATGCCCTGCACAAGCCCAAGAAGTTCCTCGGTGCCGCCCGCAACATCGAGGACGGCGGCAGCCTGACCATCATGGGGACTGCCCTGGTCGACACCGGCAGCCGCATGGACGAGGTGATCTTCGAGGAGTTCAAGGCCACGGGCAACATGGAGATCCATCTGGATCGCCGGCTGATCGACAAACGCATCTTCCCGGCGATCGACATCAACCGATCCGGGACGCGGAAGGAAGAACTCCTACTGGGCAAGGACAAGCTCGCCCGGGTCTGGATTTTGCGCAAGCTGTTGTCGCAGTTGAACCCCGTCGAGGCGATGGAGTTCTTGATCGACAAGATTCAGGACACCAAGGACAATCAGGAGTTCCTCGACTCGATGAACCAGTAG
- a CDS encoding bifunctional riboflavin kinase/FAD synthetase has translation MTILRHLERIGRRFRAPVLTLGNFDGVHRGHQEILRRLVTRARALDGDPIVITFRPHPAAVLTPERAPRLITDWRARLELIAEFGIEAIVVQRFTREFAAVTAEDFVRRLLIENLGVRAVVVGHRVNFGHNREGHGDSLRQWGVQYGFDVEIVGPVEAGGMLVSSSAVRHAIGHGDLERAALLLGRPPSVAGHVVHGAARGHGLGFPTANLRVPGLVLPPDGVYAVRVRTGAGQRLGVANIGVRPTFADMKRSLEVHLLDWRGDLYRQRLDITFVKQLRGEQRFSSPAALAEQIARDVAAARALLTNPKTR, from the coding sequence ATGACGATTCTGCGCCACCTCGAGCGAATCGGTCGTCGGTTCCGGGCGCCGGTGCTCACCCTCGGCAATTTCGACGGCGTGCACCGTGGCCATCAGGAGATCCTCCGGCGGCTGGTGACCCGCGCCCGTGCACTCGACGGCGACCCGATCGTCATCACGTTCCGTCCACACCCCGCGGCAGTGCTGACACCCGAGCGCGCGCCGCGCCTGATCACCGACTGGCGGGCTCGCCTCGAGCTGATCGCAGAGTTCGGCATCGAGGCCATCGTCGTCCAGCGCTTCACCCGCGAGTTTGCCGCCGTAACCGCCGAGGATTTCGTTCGCCGACTGCTGATCGAGAACCTCGGCGTCCGCGCCGTGGTCGTAGGCCACCGTGTGAACTTCGGTCACAACCGGGAGGGGCACGGCGATTCGCTGCGCCAATGGGGTGTCCAATACGGTTTCGACGTGGAGATCGTCGGACCCGTCGAAGCGGGCGGCATGCTGGTGAGCAGCTCGGCGGTTCGGCACGCGATCGGTCACGGCGACCTCGAACGTGCCGCGCTTCTCCTCGGGCGTCCACCCAGCGTTGCCGGCCACGTCGTTCATGGCGCGGCGCGCGGCCACGGCCTCGGATTCCCGACCGCCAACCTGCGGGTGCCGGGCCTCGTACTGCCGCCCGATGGAGTTTACGCGGTGCGCGTGCGCACCGGCGCGGGGCAGCGCCTGGGTGTCGCCAACATCGGTGTACGACCGACCTTTGCGGACATGAAGCGCAGCCTCGAGGTCCATCTGCTCGATTGGCGCGGCGATCTGTACCGCCAGCGCCTCGATATCACTTTCGTCAAGCAACTGCGGGGTGAACAGCGCTTTTCAAGTCCGGCGGCGCTGGCCGAACAGATCGCCCGCGACGTCGCCGCGGCGCGCGCCCTGCTGACCAACCCAAAAACCCGGTGA
- the ilvN gene encoding acetolactate synthase small subunit, translating into MQHTISVLVENEFGVLARVAGLFSVRGFNIESLTVAETLDPTVSRITLVTRGDDAVVDQIEKQLNKLIAVITVSDYAETQHVEREMALIKVAAEGAARAELMNIVDIFRSKIVDVGPRSFIIEVTGSEEKVKAMIELLRPIGIKEIARTGRVAMHRGTRVLNAREEAEAGRAA; encoded by the coding sequence ATGCAACACACCATATCCGTGCTGGTGGAAAACGAATTCGGCGTCCTCGCGCGGGTTGCCGGTCTGTTCAGCGTTCGTGGCTTCAACATCGAGAGTCTCACGGTGGCCGAGACGCTCGATCCCACCGTTTCGCGCATCACGCTGGTAACGCGCGGGGACGATGCGGTGGTCGACCAGATCGAGAAGCAACTCAACAAGCTCATCGCCGTCATTACCGTATCGGACTATGCCGAGACCCAGCACGTCGAACGCGAAATGGCGCTGATCAAAGTTGCGGCCGAAGGCGCGGCACGGGCTGAACTCATGAACATCGTGGACATATTCCGTTCCAAGATCGTCGATGTCGGTCCGCGGTCGTTCATTATCGAGGTCACGGGTAGCGAAGAGAAGGTCAAGGCAATGATCGAGCTCTTGCGTCCGATCGGCATCAAGGAGATTGCCCGCACTGGCCGAGTCGCCATGCACCGGGGCACGCGCGTGCTGAACGCCCGCGAAGAGGCGGAGGCAGGACGTGCGGCATGA